One part of the Kryptolebias marmoratus isolate JLee-2015 linkage group LG2, ASM164957v2, whole genome shotgun sequence genome encodes these proteins:
- the ttc36 gene encoding tetratricopeptide repeat protein 36 has product MASAHDRAVLQAIFNPNTPFGDIPDLNQEEELIDDDSGFDTELLKQVKELEMRGVSAAEAGDLQTAHQLFSQAVQILPERASAYNNRAQALRLLGDTAGALRDLDQAIALSGKTGRSACQALVQRGLLRRLECQNDEARADFEKAAALGSEFARQQAVLLNPYAALCNKMLSEVINKLRNPEVPEMQ; this is encoded by the exons ATGGCTTCTGCACACGACAGAGCTGTACTCCAGGCTATATTCAACCCCAACACCCCCTTTGGAGACATCCCTGATCTGAACCAAGAGGAGGAATTAATTGATGATG ACAGCGGTTTTGACACAGAGTTGCTGAAGCAAGTGAAAGAGTTGGAGATGCGGGGCGTCTCGGCAGCAGAGGCCGGGGATTTGCAAACCGCACATCAACTGTTCAGCCAGGCAGTCCAGATCCTGCCTGAACGAGCCTCTGCCTACAACAACCGGGCACAGGCCCTGCGGCTGCTGGGGGACACAGCAG GTGCCCTGCGGGATCTGGACCAAGCCATTGCCCTCAGCGGCAAAACTGGACGATCTGCCTGCCAGGCGCTGGTGCAAAGAGGCCTTTTACGGAGATTGGAGTGCCAGAATGACGAGGCTAGAGCTGATTTTGAGAAAGCAGCTGCACTCGGAAGTGAATTTGCTCGGCAGCAGGCTGTGCTTCTTAATCCATATGCAGCGCTGTGCAACAAAATGCTCTCAGAGGTGATCAATAAACTGCGCAACCCTGAAGTACCGGAGATGCAGTAG